A section of the Hyalangium minutum genome encodes:
- the tssJ gene encoding type VI secretion system lipoprotein TssJ, translating into MSNHGCDHARRVPLQRYSLKRTTAVCALLTLPGCALSKASACDTPPPFLAKLEAAERVNPDAYGRALPTVVQFLQIKDSVKLERASFQKLWSDPKSLLGEDLLQTAEFVVPAGDVVKHWVQRDPKAQYVAAVGLFRQPLGYAWLAVAKLPPVPPSQCEEQPAGDRGDDATPLDTQLRFKLQGYQIDYLRPSRRTP; encoded by the coding sequence ATGTCGAACCATGGCTGTGATCACGCACGGCGAGTTCCTCTCCAGAGGTATTCCCTCAAGAGGACGACGGCCGTCTGCGCGCTACTAACCCTCCCTGGCTGCGCTCTGAGCAAGGCCTCCGCCTGCGATACACCTCCTCCTTTCCTTGCCAAGCTCGAGGCGGCGGAGCGCGTCAACCCAGACGCCTATGGCCGGGCGCTCCCAACGGTGGTCCAGTTCCTCCAGATCAAGGACAGCGTCAAGTTGGAGCGTGCAAGCTTTCAAAAGCTCTGGTCCGACCCCAAGAGCTTGCTGGGAGAGGATCTGCTGCAGACAGCCGAGTTCGTTGTCCCGGCCGGCGATGTGGTGAAGCACTGGGTACAGCGGGATCCCAAGGCGCAGTACGTGGCAGCGGTGGGCCTCTTCCGCCAGCCGCTCGGCTACGCGTGGCTGGCCGTCGCCAAGCTGCCGCCCGTGCCTCCCAGCCAATGCGAGGAGCAGCCAGCAGGTGACCGCGGCGATGACGCGACCCCGCTGGACACCCAGCTCCGCTTCAAGCTTCAGGGCTACCAGATCGACTACCTGCGGCCTTCGAGGAGAACGCCATGA
- a CDS encoding OmpA family protein, whose product MQQSRLARTVYGIAIILASSMAFAQEPERLVGFELERLDVNPAATGSLVQGTGELMPTGDYRFSAISHYQHNPLMFSRRGQVLPIVGSRTTLLLAAAYAPFSWLEMGVQLPLVAFQTGADLKEEGIDRLSSFGLGTPLVSARMRLFSQLDGALGDLALEMGVGAPVGGSHGLTRDAGPRYAPRLMIGRRFGWFRVALDSRMVVRPEIKPYADREFVRGPMGNEAQVGLVLATVGQRMRWELDVRGTVPLVEQPSSVELLLGPRYLVNPAVEVFALAGVGGGSAPGIPLFRVMLGAAFGKVIPPRLSDESAVNCSPALDHTVEECPDLDEDEDGVPNGVDQCDDEAGPADRLGCPRKDSDNDGIEDKLDACPEVLGVAAWQGCPMPDQDKDGIEDERDVCPSEPGPEKSRGCPLKDRDQDGVEDDVDQCPDLAGPEERQGCPESDLDKDNIANVLDTCAKEAGPESNQGCPAHEVPRVKLTRKQIELTEKILFIPGQPRIRPESFEVLRWVSKVILEHPDLPMIVVGAHTDDRGNALDNLRLTQGRADAVREFLIERGVAPERLQAKGYGQERPVASNATSIGRENNRRIEFTIVISQ is encoded by the coding sequence ATGCAACAGAGCAGGCTTGCCCGGACAGTGTACGGGATCGCGATCATCCTGGCTTCATCGATGGCGTTCGCTCAGGAGCCGGAGCGGCTGGTCGGCTTTGAACTGGAGCGGCTGGATGTCAATCCTGCCGCCACAGGCTCGCTGGTGCAGGGGACAGGGGAGCTGATGCCGACCGGAGACTACCGTTTCTCCGCGATCAGCCATTACCAGCACAACCCGCTGATGTTCTCGCGTAGGGGGCAGGTGCTGCCCATCGTGGGGAGCCGTACCACTCTGCTCTTGGCGGCGGCATACGCACCGTTCTCATGGCTTGAGATGGGTGTGCAGCTCCCGCTGGTAGCGTTCCAGACGGGGGCTGATCTGAAGGAAGAGGGGATCGATCGGCTCTCCTCCTTCGGGCTCGGCACCCCTCTGGTGAGCGCAAGGATGAGGCTGTTCTCCCAACTGGATGGCGCCCTGGGCGATCTGGCGCTGGAGATGGGCGTGGGGGCACCGGTCGGCGGTTCTCACGGGCTGACTCGGGATGCGGGGCCGCGCTATGCGCCGCGGCTCATGATCGGCCGGCGGTTCGGCTGGTTCAGGGTGGCGCTGGACTCGAGGATGGTGGTGCGTCCGGAGATTAAACCCTACGCGGATCGGGAGTTTGTCCGTGGTCCCATGGGGAACGAGGCTCAGGTGGGGCTCGTGCTGGCGACGGTGGGCCAGCGTATGCGCTGGGAGTTGGACGTACGGGGCACGGTTCCGCTCGTGGAGCAGCCCAGCTCTGTGGAGCTCTTGCTGGGGCCTCGATACCTGGTCAATCCAGCGGTGGAGGTGTTTGCACTGGCCGGTGTAGGAGGGGGTTCGGCGCCCGGTATCCCTCTGTTCCGAGTGATGCTGGGAGCGGCGTTCGGCAAGGTCATCCCGCCCCGCTTGTCAGATGAATCGGCGGTGAACTGCTCTCCGGCACTGGACCACACCGTGGAGGAGTGCCCGGACCTGGATGAGGACGAGGACGGCGTTCCCAACGGGGTGGACCAGTGTGATGACGAGGCGGGGCCCGCGGATCGTTTGGGCTGCCCTCGGAAGGACAGCGACAACGATGGCATTGAGGACAAGCTCGACGCGTGCCCAGAAGTACTAGGAGTGGCGGCTTGGCAGGGCTGTCCGATGCCGGACCAGGACAAGGATGGGATTGAGGACGAGAGAGACGTGTGTCCATCCGAGCCCGGGCCCGAGAAATCGCGCGGGTGTCCGCTCAAAGACCGGGACCAAGATGGCGTCGAGGACGATGTGGACCAGTGCCCGGATCTGGCGGGGCCTGAGGAACGTCAGGGCTGCCCAGAGTCGGATCTGGACAAGGACAACATCGCCAACGTGTTGGACACCTGCGCGAAGGAGGCAGGCCCTGAGAGCAACCAAGGGTGCCCCGCGCATGAAGTGCCGCGGGTGAAGCTGACGCGGAAACAGATCGAACTGACGGAGAAGATCCTCTTCATCCCAGGGCAGCCACGAATCCGGCCCGAGTCTTTCGAGGTTCTCCGTTGGGTCTCGAAGGTGATCCTCGAGCACCCAGACCTGCCGATGATCGTGGTCGGCGCGCACACGGACGACCGGGGGAACGCGCTCGACAACCTGCGGCTGACGCAGGGCCGGGCGGACGCTGTCAGAGAGTTCCTTATCGAGCGTGGGGTCGCACCCGAGCGGCTCCAAGCCAAGGGCTACGGACAGGAGCGGCCCGTTGCCAGTAATGCCACGTCCATCGGACGTGAGAACAACCGACGCATCGAATTCACCATCGTTATCTCGCAGTAG
- the agmC gene encoding adventurous gliding motility protein AgmC: protein MSLVALVFWASTSAAEPDTLGLGTGRDGALIVTEPRTVINRYAQVTVPLATGDTVLFVSSTEGFAAGDLIMVLQTTGIVPEPAQGAPGPISLSTDPVGRWELARVSFAERQELKLGAPLLYSYAGLVTQVIRIPEYTDVKVVAGASLVAAPWDGSQGGVLAFLAKGLIQNEGTLQASGVGFRGGLVLEEFAGFAGCAALPASVRPGAGRGEGISSLDFGVWATGLENASNGGGGGLCPRAGGGGGGNGAAGGRGGDSLVYGDSARNIGGKGGAGLVYSLTDHLTLGGGGGQGYGGGRHSQGGAGGGAIFVRGYRLAGSGSILADGAAGDDATQGGAGGGGAGGSVYLRFVDSAECGFISASGGNGGSSSAGIAEDGGAGGGGGGGRLLYQAASTGACPMSVEAGLAGGVAGTISGIVTNAQPAASQLVAHRGIITRLETEFEQFANCTLNAPVFTTPVNNGYVNAQLKVTGSVSGYGSNAKVRIYVGSDLAGDATPNSGTWSYTFAVGVLEDARQYTIKAIGVCGSNSEESSNATSINVTVDTAVPQIGWVTRPSDPSPELRPTLSFNTGNQEVSVRYTCTLDGSAGFGCGVGTTGQVVSYTVAGTLLDGSRHTFTVRGTDEADNPTNGSLSYSWTVIYPSDTVIDPPRPPDPTNVTAAAFSFHATKAGATLECRLDESAWAACTSPKSYSALADGRHTFEVKAMLGSIEDTSPASYSWVVDTESPDTRIEQKPNDPTNSTRATFTFSSPEEGCSFECSLNGGVYTSCPSPWTSPELADSRHTLSVRARDAAGNIDPSPATYSWLVDSTPPNTVFDQKPTNPSNVTRPTFAFSASETGSSFVCSLDSAAFTPCTSPVTTPLLAEGSHTFAVKATDALGNTAASATTYTWVVDITPPDTILGDKPTNPSNEPRPRFTFSATETGSTFECRMDQGLYVTCSSPWTAPSLTDGSHTFEVRATDAAGNVDPTPVSYTWDVDTEAPDTAIEQKPSNPSNSARATFTFSGQGGAVGFECSLDSAQFAPCTSPWQSPLLAEGNHTFAVRAKDAAGNIDPSPATYTWRVDTQPPDTSIDQKPPNPDNRTSATFTFASSEAGSSFECSLDDGEYASCTSPLTYSVPEGSHIFAVRAKDAAGNVDDSPATYTWRVDTGAPDTAIDQKPPNPSNNANPTFTFTSTEPGSSFECSLDSGPFAACASPVVFHVSEGSHSLSVRAKDGAGNVDPSPATYPWVVDLTPPDTAIEAPRPRNPTNETSATFRFSGAGAEGKYYCKLDEQVYADCSSGTITYDALSQRVHTFSVYAKDAAGNDDLQNPATYIWEVDTEPPETVIEEASKPPNPTSLLSATFRFSGAGPGGHYQCSLDSQSYVGCDSGTITFSPLSNGEHYFKVFAIDAAGNADASPAEYRWVVDSSPPETVILEVTEAGGIAARNPTNSRSMKFRFSGADAPGGYRCRLESPTSPGNFSPCGTRLGTGTGTAGIEEYVNLGAGRHVFSVYAVDAAGNEDPSAATYEWVVDLQPPVTTITNPATNAAKLWRTNQTSPVFRGTSEMGSRVVLQIDGLGTDTQQMGSSGNWELTTRHVLAEGKHVVRVVEATDAVGNTWTPSSTSPLPSDSAFEFWVDTTPPQTAITQKPPEIHNSISVLFNFSDPTEEDGLSTTFECKVVAQHLEKEFESPCLGEQPYNLANIFEIANDNIKAVNGTYTIFVAARDEAGNLDETPASYAFTVIVEPPDAPQIKKPANGDEIYDLNPSVSGNTIPNGSVEFFLDGKSMGSKKADAAGVFTFRFADPLEERAHELRASVTDLASNPSPQSQPITFTVFAPKPVAEAIGGGLGCAASTAEPWLVLLGLFAGGVLRSRHRRR, encoded by the coding sequence ATGTCGCTGGTGGCCCTGGTGTTCTGGGCCTCCACGTCCGCGGCCGAGCCCGACACATTGGGCCTGGGAACCGGACGTGATGGAGCGCTGATCGTCACGGAGCCGCGAACCGTCATCAATCGCTATGCACAGGTCACGGTACCTCTTGCGACGGGAGACACCGTGCTGTTCGTCTCATCGACAGAAGGGTTCGCGGCGGGCGACCTGATCATGGTGTTGCAGACGACGGGCATTGTCCCGGAGCCGGCTCAAGGCGCGCCTGGGCCCATCTCGTTGAGCACGGATCCTGTGGGCAGGTGGGAACTGGCGCGGGTGAGCTTCGCCGAACGTCAGGAGCTGAAGTTGGGAGCCCCGCTCCTGTACTCCTACGCGGGACTTGTGACCCAGGTGATCCGCATCCCAGAGTACACGGATGTGAAGGTTGTAGCAGGGGCGAGCCTCGTCGCGGCGCCGTGGGATGGCAGCCAAGGAGGGGTTCTTGCCTTCCTGGCCAAGGGGCTCATTCAGAACGAGGGGACGCTTCAAGCCAGCGGCGTAGGATTCCGCGGAGGACTGGTGCTTGAGGAGTTCGCTGGCTTCGCCGGGTGCGCCGCCTTGCCTGCCTCCGTGCGCCCGGGAGCCGGCAGGGGAGAAGGGATCTCGTCCCTGGACTTCGGTGTGTGGGCCACTGGCCTGGAGAATGCGTCCAACGGCGGTGGTGGTGGTCTCTGCCCCCGAGCGGGAGGGGGGGGAGGGGGGAATGGTGCGGCAGGAGGTCGGGGAGGCGACTCCCTGGTCTATGGCGACTCGGCACGGAATATCGGGGGCAAGGGTGGAGCGGGGCTGGTCTATTCCCTGACGGATCACCTGACGCTGGGAGGAGGCGGTGGCCAGGGGTATGGGGGAGGGAGGCATTCCCAGGGAGGCGCTGGAGGCGGAGCCATCTTCGTGCGCGGGTATCGCCTGGCTGGGAGCGGATCCATTCTGGCGGATGGTGCCGCTGGTGATGATGCAACGCAGGGAGGCGCGGGCGGAGGTGGGGCTGGCGGGAGCGTCTACTTGAGGTTCGTGGACTCTGCGGAGTGTGGTTTCATCTCTGCGAGCGGCGGCAATGGAGGGAGCAGCTCCGCAGGGATTGCGGAGGATGGAGGCGCTGGAGGCGGAGGCGGAGGCGGACGGCTGCTATATCAAGCGGCGAGCACGGGGGCTTGTCCCATGTCCGTTGAAGCGGGGCTCGCAGGCGGAGTGGCCGGGACAATTTCTGGAATTGTCACGAATGCACAGCCTGCCGCGAGCCAGCTTGTCGCGCATCGAGGCATCATCACCCGGCTTGAGACGGAATTCGAGCAGTTCGCGAACTGTACTCTCAACGCGCCTGTGTTCACGACGCCGGTGAACAACGGGTATGTTAATGCCCAACTCAAGGTGACAGGGTCTGTGTCAGGGTATGGAAGTAACGCCAAGGTCAGGATTTATGTCGGAAGCGACTTGGCAGGGGATGCCACCCCTAATAGCGGAACGTGGAGCTATACTTTTGCAGTGGGCGTGCTGGAGGACGCTCGTCAGTATACCATCAAAGCTATAGGGGTTTGTGGTAGCAATTCAGAGGAGAGTTCTAATGCGACGAGCATCAACGTCACGGTTGACACGGCGGTACCGCAGATTGGATGGGTAACGCGGCCGAGCGATCCTTCTCCTGAGCTCAGGCCTACCCTCTCTTTCAACACGGGAAACCAGGAAGTTTCCGTGAGGTACACGTGTACGCTGGATGGGAGCGCAGGGTTTGGCTGTGGTGTGGGAACCACTGGACAAGTGGTTTCATATACAGTCGCAGGCACTTTGCTCGATGGTAGCCGTCACACATTCACTGTTAGGGGAACGGATGAAGCGGATAATCCAACCAACGGCTCCCTCTCCTACTCTTGGACGGTGATATATCCATCAGATACGGTCATCGATCCTCCTCGCCCACCAGATCCTACCAATGTGACGGCTGCGGCCTTCTCATTCCATGCGACAAAGGCGGGCGCTACCTTGGAGTGCAGACTCGATGAGAGCGCATGGGCGGCCTGCACCAGCCCCAAGTCGTACTCCGCTCTGGCGGACGGCCGCCACACCTTTGAAGTCAAGGCGATGTTGGGGTCGATCGAAGACACCTCGCCCGCCTCCTATTCTTGGGTGGTGGATACGGAATCTCCGGATACCCGCATTGAGCAGAAGCCCAATGATCCCACGAACAGTACGAGGGCTACGTTCACGTTCAGTTCGCCGGAAGAGGGGTGCAGTTTCGAGTGCAGCCTGAACGGTGGAGTCTACACATCTTGTCCAAGTCCATGGACCTCTCCAGAACTGGCGGACAGCCGTCACACGCTTTCGGTCAGGGCCAGGGACGCGGCAGGCAATATCGATCCCTCGCCTGCCACGTATTCCTGGCTCGTTGACTCGACGCCTCCGAATACCGTGTTTGACCAGAAGCCTACCAATCCCAGCAACGTCACGCGGCCCACGTTCGCGTTCAGTGCCTCGGAGACGGGAAGCAGCTTCGTGTGTAGCTTGGATTCGGCGGCGTTTACGCCGTGTACGAGTCCAGTGACGACACCTCTTCTCGCTGAGGGTAGCCACACCTTCGCGGTGAAGGCCACGGATGCGCTAGGTAATACGGCTGCCTCGGCCACGACCTATACCTGGGTGGTGGACATCACCCCCCCTGACACAATCCTGGGAGATAAACCCACCAATCCTTCCAACGAACCGAGGCCTAGGTTCACGTTTAGCGCCACCGAGACGGGGAGTACCTTCGAGTGCCGGATGGATCAGGGACTGTACGTAACCTGTTCCAGCCCATGGACCGCTCCATCCCTCACGGATGGAAGCCATACCTTTGAAGTGAGGGCCACGGATGCCGCAGGAAATGTAGACCCTACTCCTGTCAGCTACACCTGGGATGTGGACACAGAGGCGCCGGACACTGCAATCGAGCAGAAGCCCTCCAATCCCAGCAACAGCGCGCGAGCCACGTTCACCTTCAGTGGGCAGGGAGGCGCCGTAGGCTTCGAGTGCAGCTTGGACTCTGCGCAGTTCGCGCCCTGCACAAGTCCCTGGCAGTCCCCGCTTCTGGCAGAGGGGAATCACACGTTCGCGGTCAGGGCCAAGGATGCCGCAGGCAACATCGATCCTTCACCTGCCACCTATACCTGGCGAGTGGATACGCAGCCACCAGACACATCGATTGATCAAAAGCCTCCTAACCCCGATAACAGGACGAGCGCTACGTTCACCTTTGCGTCCAGTGAGGCTGGGAGCAGCTTCGAATGCAGCCTCGACGATGGGGAGTACGCGAGCTGCACCAGCCCCTTGACCTACTCGGTTCCAGAGGGAAGCCACATCTTTGCGGTGAGGGCCAAGGATGCTGCGGGCAATGTGGACGACTCTCCTGCGACTTATACCTGGCGGGTGGACACTGGCGCTCCAGACACGGCGATCGATCAGAAGCCGCCCAATCCCAGCAACAATGCGAATCCAACCTTCACGTTCACCTCCACGGAGCCCGGCAGCAGCTTCGAGTGCAGCCTGGACTCAGGGCCGTTCGCAGCATGCGCCAGCCCAGTGGTCTTCCACGTTTCCGAGGGAAGCCACTCGCTCTCTGTGAGGGCCAAGGATGGGGCGGGCAACGTTGACCCTTCTCCTGCCACCTACCCGTGGGTGGTGGATCTCACTCCGCCAGACACGGCGATTGAGGCGCCGAGACCGCGCAACCCTACCAATGAGACCAGTGCCACCTTTCGCTTTTCGGGTGCTGGAGCGGAAGGGAAGTACTATTGCAAACTCGATGAGCAGGTGTACGCAGACTGCTCATCGGGCACTATCACCTACGATGCGCTGAGCCAGCGGGTGCACACTTTCTCTGTGTATGCCAAGGATGCTGCAGGCAATGATGATCTGCAGAACCCAGCCACTTACATCTGGGAGGTCGATACAGAGCCCCCTGAGACAGTGATCGAGGAGGCAAGCAAGCCGCCCAATCCCACCAGTCTGCTCAGCGCCACGTTCCGCTTCTCGGGAGCTGGACCTGGCGGACACTACCAGTGCTCGCTCGACTCGCAGTCGTACGTCGGCTGTGACTCGGGAACCATCACCTTCTCGCCGTTGAGCAATGGTGAGCATTATTTCAAGGTCTTTGCGATTGATGCCGCAGGGAATGCAGATGCGAGCCCCGCAGAGTACCGGTGGGTGGTGGACTCGAGCCCGCCTGAGACCGTCATTCTGGAAGTCACGGAGGCGGGTGGCATTGCTGCGAGGAACCCCACCAACTCAAGGAGTATGAAGTTCCGCTTCTCGGGAGCGGATGCACCCGGAGGATATCGGTGCCGCCTCGAGTCTCCCACCTCTCCAGGAAACTTCAGCCCCTGCGGTACAAGATTGGGTACCGGCACTGGGACTGCTGGCATCGAGGAGTATGTGAACTTGGGTGCCGGCCGCCATGTCTTCTCTGTCTATGCAGTCGATGCCGCAGGCAATGAGGACCCGAGTGCTGCTACCTATGAGTGGGTGGTGGATCTTCAGCCTCCCGTCACCACCATCACGAATCCAGCGACCAACGCTGCGAAGCTCTGGCGTACCAATCAGACATCACCTGTCTTCAGGGGTACCTCCGAAATGGGGAGCAGGGTGGTGCTGCAGATCGACGGACTGGGCACGGATACTCAACAAATGGGGAGCAGCGGGAATTGGGAACTGACTACCCGACATGTCTTGGCAGAGGGTAAGCACGTCGTGCGTGTGGTCGAAGCGACCGATGCGGTCGGCAATACGTGGACTCCGTCGAGCACTTCGCCACTGCCTAGCGACTCGGCATTCGAGTTCTGGGTGGATACGACTCCGCCGCAGACCGCGATTACTCAGAAACCTCCCGAGATTCACAATTCCATCAGTGTTCTTTTCAATTTCAGTGACCCAACCGAGGAGGACGGGTTGAGTACAACGTTTGAGTGCAAGGTCGTCGCTCAGCACCTTGAGAAAGAGTTTGAGAGCCCTTGCCTTGGCGAGCAGCCTTACAACCTCGCGAACATCTTCGAGATCGCGAACGACAACATCAAAGCTGTGAATGGGACGTATACCATCTTCGTAGCCGCGAGAGATGAAGCGGGAAATCTGGACGAGACTCCTGCTTCCTATGCGTTCACTGTCATTGTTGAGCCGCCTGATGCTCCTCAGATCAAGAAGCCAGCCAATGGCGATGAAATCTACGACCTGAACCCCAGTGTCTCGGGGAACACCATCCCGAATGGAAGCGTGGAGTTTTTCCTGGATGGCAAGAGCATGGGGTCCAAGAAGGCGGATGCGGCAGGAGTGTTCACGTTCCGGTTCGCTGACCCCTTGGAAGAGAGAGCCCACGAGCTGCGAGCCTCGGTAACGGATCTGGCCAGCAATCCAAGCCCTCAATCGCAGCCGATTACCTTCACAGTGTTCGCGCCCAAACCCGTGGCTGAGGCAATTGGGGGTGGATTGGGCTGTGCCGCCTCCACCGCGGAGCCGTGGCTCGTGCTCCTGGGACTCTTCGCGGGAGGAGTCTTGCGCTCACGCCACCGCCGGCGCTGA
- a CDS encoding serine/threonine protein kinase yields the protein MHSEKYQLIQKLATGGMAEVFLAKSAGPMGFEKSLVVKRILPHLATESSFVDMFLSEARLAAQLNHPNIVQIFDFGEADGTYFIAMEYIDGVNLREVIRRAGAVGLVLPLAFCARVISAACEGLAFAHDCIDPATNLPMNIIHRDISPDNILLSRQGSVKVVDFGIAKAAGVSPHTQTGVLKGKLAYMPPEQLRNEPLDRRADVYALGIVLYELLTGFKPFRASSEAALLQAILSEPEVPVEQRRSDVPETLQRILSRAISKDREKRYPDCPSFQADLEAFIVEFIVSTGKPMGASQMAGIVAMMATAESVSPSPQKTTSLPRSPSKLIQSQPQPESSSAAAVRPVTDLAPLQEVLQPEVHGPRDERTTVARPSRLSPKVPHPHDKETAWVALVGVLLILIGGGYLSRRLLAGGPPREPVSLAPAGPTVSVSVMAPGEAHGGEALPATTPQASDGGTSSPALKDVLSSSGTDEHSQSIASAGMDVSQPPGPVLRDAGVAASGRGSSSRGEVKPPEKPRTQAVVVGQGSLDLLVVPEAMLFLNGWQMGLTRKASFPLDAGKYTLKLVNSKLQKKVEREILVTAGQTTQIDINLLEQ from the coding sequence ATGCATAGTGAGAAGTATCAGCTGATCCAAAAACTCGCGACCGGCGGCATGGCCGAGGTGTTCCTCGCCAAGTCCGCCGGTCCCATGGGCTTCGAGAAGTCGCTCGTGGTCAAGCGCATCCTGCCGCACCTGGCCACCGAATCCTCCTTCGTGGACATGTTTTTGTCCGAAGCCCGGCTCGCCGCTCAGCTCAATCACCCGAACATCGTCCAGATCTTCGATTTCGGCGAGGCGGACGGCACCTACTTCATCGCGATGGAGTACATCGATGGGGTCAACCTGAGAGAGGTCATCCGGCGCGCTGGCGCAGTGGGCCTCGTTCTACCCCTCGCGTTTTGCGCCCGCGTCATCTCCGCCGCCTGCGAAGGGCTCGCCTTTGCCCACGACTGCATCGACCCGGCCACGAACCTGCCGATGAACATCATTCACCGCGACATCAGCCCAGACAACATTCTGCTGTCGCGCCAAGGCTCGGTGAAGGTCGTGGACTTCGGCATCGCCAAGGCCGCGGGTGTGAGCCCCCACACCCAGACGGGCGTCCTCAAAGGCAAGCTGGCGTACATGCCGCCTGAGCAGCTGCGCAATGAGCCCTTGGATCGCCGCGCGGATGTCTACGCGTTGGGCATTGTCCTCTACGAGCTGCTCACAGGGTTCAAGCCCTTCAGGGCTTCCTCCGAGGCCGCTCTGCTCCAGGCCATCCTCTCCGAGCCTGAGGTCCCCGTCGAACAGCGCCGGTCTGATGTGCCAGAAACCCTCCAACGCATCCTCTCTCGGGCCATCTCCAAGGATCGCGAGAAGCGCTACCCTGACTGCCCCTCCTTTCAGGCGGATCTGGAGGCGTTCATCGTCGAGTTCATTGTCTCGACCGGTAAACCCATGGGCGCCTCGCAGATGGCAGGCATCGTCGCCATGATGGCGACCGCCGAGAGTGTATCCCCTTCGCCTCAGAAGACGACGAGTCTCCCCCGGTCTCCTTCCAAGCTCATTCAGTCCCAGCCGCAGCCCGAGTCTTCCTCGGCCGCTGCAGTGAGGCCTGTCACCGATCTTGCTCCGCTGCAAGAGGTCCTGCAGCCCGAGGTGCACGGGCCCAGGGATGAGCGGACTACGGTGGCTCGTCCCTCGAGGCTTTCTCCCAAGGTTCCCCATCCGCACGACAAGGAGACGGCCTGGGTCGCGCTCGTGGGCGTCCTGTTGATCCTGATAGGGGGCGGGTACCTGAGCCGACGGCTTCTCGCGGGGGGCCCACCTCGGGAACCGGTCTCTCTTGCTCCCGCTGGGCCTACCGTTTCTGTGTCCGTCATGGCTCCGGGAGAGGCTCACGGAGGTGAGGCCCTTCCTGCGACGACTCCGCAAGCGTCAGATGGGGGGACATCTTCGCCAGCGCTGAAAGACGTCCTGTCCAGCAGCGGCACGGATGAGCACAGCCAATCGATTGCGTCCGCAGGAATGGACGTCTCCCAACCGCCAGGTCCGGTTTTGCGGGATGCAGGAGTTGCTGCGTCTGGTAGAGGTTCTTCCTCACGGGGGGAGGTCAAGCCTCCTGAGAAGCCTCGCACTCAGGCTGTTGTCGTGGGACAGGGCTCCCTGGATCTGCTGGTCGTTCCCGAGGCCATGCTGTTCCTCAATGGATGGCAGATGGGGCTGACCCGGAAGGCTTCCTTCCCGCTCGACGCGGGCAAGTACACCTTGAAGCTCGTCAACTCAAAGCTTCAAAAGAAAGTAGAGCGGGAGATTCTGGTCACCGCAGGCCAGACCACCCAGATCGACATCAATTTGTTGGAACAGTAA